The proteins below are encoded in one region of Castor canadensis chromosome 6, mCasCan1.hap1v2, whole genome shotgun sequence:
- the Wipi2 gene encoding WD repeat domain phosphoinositide-interacting protein 2 isoform X4, with the protein MNLASQSGEAGAGQLLFANFNQDNTAVNQRARAAGRRHPDFDWSLAVGSKSGYKFFSLSSVDKLEQIYECTDTEDVCIVERLFSSSLVAIVSLKAPRKLKVCHFKKGTEICNYSYSNTILAVKLNRQRLIVCLEESLYIHNIRDMKVLHTIRETPPNPAGLCALSINNDNCYLAYPGSASIGEVQVFDTINLRAANMIPAHDSPLAALAFDASGSKLATASEKGTVIRVFSIPEGQKLFEFRRGVKRCVSICSLAFSMDSMFLSASSNTETVHIFKLETVKEKPPEEPTTWTGYFGKVLMASTSYLPSQVTEMFNQGRAFATVRLPFCGHKNICSLTTIQKIPRLLVGASDGYLYMYNLDPQEGGECALMRQHRLDGSMETTSEIVDSASHDCPLVTQTYGTAAAKGAYLPSSPTRLGKGQDANLEAYTDDLGAVGGACLEDEASALRLDEDSEHPPMILRTD; encoded by the exons GTCCCTAGCTGTTGGTAGTAAGTCCGGTTAtaaatttttctccctttcttctgtgGATAAGCTGGAACAGATCTATGAATGCA CTGACACGGAAGACGTGTGCATCGTGGAGAGGCTGTTCTCCAGCAGCCTGGTGGCCATCGTCAGCCTCAAAGCGCCCAGGAAGCTGAAGGTCTGCCACTTTAAGAAGGGGACGGAGATCTGTAACTACAGCTATTCCAACACCATCCTGGCCGTGAAGCTCAATAGGCAG AGGCTCATCGTGTGCCTGGAGGAGTCGCTCTACATACACAACATCCGGGACATGAAGGTGCTGCACACCATCAGGGAGACGCCCCCAAACCCTGCAG GCCTGTGCGCACTCTCCATAAACAATGACAACTGCTACTTGGCATACCCAGGGAGCGCGAGCATCGGTGAAGTGCAGGTCTTCGACACCATCAACTTG AGAGCGGCGAACATGATCCCAGCTCACGACAGTCCCTTAGCTGCGCTGGCCTTTGACGCAAGCGGAAGCAAACTTGCCACTGCTTCTGAGAAG ggGACCGTAATTAGGGTATTTTCCATTCCAGAGGGACAGAAACTCTTTGAGTTCCGGAGGGGAGTGAAGAG gtGTGTGAGCATCTGCTCTCTGGCCTTCAGCATGGACAGTATGTTCCTCTCCGCGTCCAGCAACACTGAGACGGTGCACATCTTTAAACTTGAGACTGTGAAAGAAAA ACCTCCAGAGGAGCCCACTACCTGGACGGGCTACTTTGGGAAGGTGCTCATGGCCTCCACCAGCTACCTGCCCTCCCAGGTGACAGAAATGTTCAACCAAGGCAGAGCCTTTGCCACCGTCCGCCTGCCATTCTGCGGCCACAAGAACATCTGCTCATTGACCAC AATTCAGAAGATTCCCCGGTTACTGGTGGGAGCATCCGACGGCTACTTGTACATGTACAACCTGGACCCCCAGGAGGGCGGCGAGTGCGCCCTGATGCGCCAGCACAG GCTGGACGGCAGCATGGAGACAACCAGTGAGATCGTGGACTCCGCCTCCCATGACTGCCCCTTAGTGACCCAGACGTACGGCACAGCCGCAGCCAAAGGTGCTTACTTGCCCTCGTCCCCCACAAGACTTGGTAAGGGGCAGGACGCCAACCTAGAAG CCTACACAGATGACTTGGGCGCTGTGGGCGGTGCGTGCCTGGAAGATGAAGCCAGCGCCCTGCGCCTGGACGAAGACAGTGAGCACCCTCCCATGATCCTCCGGACTGACTGA
- the Wipi2 gene encoding WD repeat domain phosphoinositide-interacting protein 2 isoform X5 — protein MNLASQSGEAGAGQLLFANFNQDNTSLAVGSKSGYKFFSLSSVDKLEQIYECTDTEDVCIVERLFSSSLVAIVSLKAPRKLKVCHFKKGTEICNYSYSNTILAVKLNRQRLIVCLEESLYIHNIRDMKVLHTIRETPPNPAGLCALSINNDNCYLAYPGSASIGEVQVFDTINLRAANMIPAHDSPLAALAFDASGSKLATASEKGTVIRVFSIPEGQKLFEFRRGVKRCVSICSLAFSMDSMFLSASSNTETVHIFKLETVKEKPPEEPTTWTGYFGKVLMASTSYLPSQVTEMFNQGRAFATVRLPFCGHKNICSLTTIQKIPRLLVGASDGYLYMYNLDPQEGGECALMRQHRLDGSMETTSEIVDSASHDCPLVTQTYGTAAAKGAYLPSSPTRLGKGQDANLEAYTDDLGAVGGACLEDEASALRLDEDSEHPPMILRTD, from the exons GTCCCTAGCTGTTGGTAGTAAGTCCGGTTAtaaatttttctccctttcttctgtgGATAAGCTGGAACAGATCTATGAATGCA CTGACACGGAAGACGTGTGCATCGTGGAGAGGCTGTTCTCCAGCAGCCTGGTGGCCATCGTCAGCCTCAAAGCGCCCAGGAAGCTGAAGGTCTGCCACTTTAAGAAGGGGACGGAGATCTGTAACTACAGCTATTCCAACACCATCCTGGCCGTGAAGCTCAATAGGCAG AGGCTCATCGTGTGCCTGGAGGAGTCGCTCTACATACACAACATCCGGGACATGAAGGTGCTGCACACCATCAGGGAGACGCCCCCAAACCCTGCAG GCCTGTGCGCACTCTCCATAAACAATGACAACTGCTACTTGGCATACCCAGGGAGCGCGAGCATCGGTGAAGTGCAGGTCTTCGACACCATCAACTTG AGAGCGGCGAACATGATCCCAGCTCACGACAGTCCCTTAGCTGCGCTGGCCTTTGACGCAAGCGGAAGCAAACTTGCCACTGCTTCTGAGAAG ggGACCGTAATTAGGGTATTTTCCATTCCAGAGGGACAGAAACTCTTTGAGTTCCGGAGGGGAGTGAAGAG gtGTGTGAGCATCTGCTCTCTGGCCTTCAGCATGGACAGTATGTTCCTCTCCGCGTCCAGCAACACTGAGACGGTGCACATCTTTAAACTTGAGACTGTGAAAGAAAA ACCTCCAGAGGAGCCCACTACCTGGACGGGCTACTTTGGGAAGGTGCTCATGGCCTCCACCAGCTACCTGCCCTCCCAGGTGACAGAAATGTTCAACCAAGGCAGAGCCTTTGCCACCGTCCGCCTGCCATTCTGCGGCCACAAGAACATCTGCTCATTGACCAC AATTCAGAAGATTCCCCGGTTACTGGTGGGAGCATCCGACGGCTACTTGTACATGTACAACCTGGACCCCCAGGAGGGCGGCGAGTGCGCCCTGATGCGCCAGCACAG GCTGGACGGCAGCATGGAGACAACCAGTGAGATCGTGGACTCCGCCTCCCATGACTGCCCCTTAGTGACCCAGACGTACGGCACAGCCGCAGCCAAAGGTGCTTACTTGCCCTCGTCCCCCACAAGACTTGGTAAGGGGCAGGACGCCAACCTAGAAG CCTACACAGATGACTTGGGCGCTGTGGGCGGTGCGTGCCTGGAAGATGAAGCCAGCGCCCTGCGCCTGGACGAAGACAGTGAGCACCCTCCCATGATCCTCCGGACTGACTGA
- the Wipi2 gene encoding WD repeat domain phosphoinositide-interacting protein 2 isoform X7, with translation MNLASQSGEAGAGQLLFANFNQDNTSLAVGSKSGYKFFSLSSVDKLEQIYECTDTEDVCIVERLFSSSLVAIVSLKAPRKLKVCHFKKGTEICNYSYSNTILAVKLNRQRLIVCLEESLYIHNIRDMKVLHTIRETPPNPAGLCALSINNDNCYLAYPGSASIGEVQVFDTINLRAANMIPAHDSPLAALAFDASGSKLATASEKGTVIRVFSIPEGQKLFEFRRGVKRCVSICSLAFSMDSMFLSASSNTETVHIFKLETVKEKPPEEPTTWTGYFGKVLMASTSYLPSQVTEMFNQGRAFATVRLPFCGHKNICSLTTIQKIPRLLVGASDGYLYMYNLDPQEGGECALMRQHRLDGSMETTSEIVDSASHDCPLVTQTYGTAAAKAYTDDLGAVGGACLEDEASALRLDEDSEHPPMILRTD, from the exons GTCCCTAGCTGTTGGTAGTAAGTCCGGTTAtaaatttttctccctttcttctgtgGATAAGCTGGAACAGATCTATGAATGCA CTGACACGGAAGACGTGTGCATCGTGGAGAGGCTGTTCTCCAGCAGCCTGGTGGCCATCGTCAGCCTCAAAGCGCCCAGGAAGCTGAAGGTCTGCCACTTTAAGAAGGGGACGGAGATCTGTAACTACAGCTATTCCAACACCATCCTGGCCGTGAAGCTCAATAGGCAG AGGCTCATCGTGTGCCTGGAGGAGTCGCTCTACATACACAACATCCGGGACATGAAGGTGCTGCACACCATCAGGGAGACGCCCCCAAACCCTGCAG GCCTGTGCGCACTCTCCATAAACAATGACAACTGCTACTTGGCATACCCAGGGAGCGCGAGCATCGGTGAAGTGCAGGTCTTCGACACCATCAACTTG AGAGCGGCGAACATGATCCCAGCTCACGACAGTCCCTTAGCTGCGCTGGCCTTTGACGCAAGCGGAAGCAAACTTGCCACTGCTTCTGAGAAG ggGACCGTAATTAGGGTATTTTCCATTCCAGAGGGACAGAAACTCTTTGAGTTCCGGAGGGGAGTGAAGAG gtGTGTGAGCATCTGCTCTCTGGCCTTCAGCATGGACAGTATGTTCCTCTCCGCGTCCAGCAACACTGAGACGGTGCACATCTTTAAACTTGAGACTGTGAAAGAAAA ACCTCCAGAGGAGCCCACTACCTGGACGGGCTACTTTGGGAAGGTGCTCATGGCCTCCACCAGCTACCTGCCCTCCCAGGTGACAGAAATGTTCAACCAAGGCAGAGCCTTTGCCACCGTCCGCCTGCCATTCTGCGGCCACAAGAACATCTGCTCATTGACCAC AATTCAGAAGATTCCCCGGTTACTGGTGGGAGCATCCGACGGCTACTTGTACATGTACAACCTGGACCCCCAGGAGGGCGGCGAGTGCGCCCTGATGCGCCAGCACAG GCTGGACGGCAGCATGGAGACAACCAGTGAGATCGTGGACTCCGCCTCCCATGACTGCCCCTTAGTGACCCAGACGTACGGCACAGCCGCAGCCAAAG CCTACACAGATGACTTGGGCGCTGTGGGCGGTGCGTGCCTGGAAGATGAAGCCAGCGCCCTGCGCCTGGACGAAGACAGTGAGCACCCTCCCATGATCCTCCGGACTGACTGA
- the Wipi2 gene encoding WD repeat domain phosphoinositide-interacting protein 2 isoform X2, with the protein MNLASQSGEAGAGQLLFANFNQDNTSLAVGSKSGYKFFSLSSVDKLEQIYECTDTEDVCIVERLFSSSLVAIVSLKAPRKLKVCHFKKGTEICNYSYSNTILAVKLNRQRLIVCLEESLYIHNIRDMKVLHTIRETPPNPAGLCALSINNDNCYLAYPGSASIGEVQVFDTINLRAANMIPAHDSPLAALAFDASGSKLATASEKGTVIRVFSIPEGQKLFEFRRGVKRCVSICSLAFSMDSMFLSASSNTETVHIFKLETVKEKPPEEPTTWTGYFGKVLMASTSYLPSQVTEMFNQGRAFATVRLPFCGHKNICSLTTIQKIPRLLVGASDGYLYMYNLDPQEGGECALMRQHRLPCEMPSWKNPREQREVEYPQSIRLDGSMETTSEIVDSASHDCPLVTQTYGTAAAKGAYLPSSPTRLGKGQDANLEAYTDDLGAVGGACLEDEASALRLDEDSEHPPMILRTD; encoded by the exons GTCCCTAGCTGTTGGTAGTAAGTCCGGTTAtaaatttttctccctttcttctgtgGATAAGCTGGAACAGATCTATGAATGCA CTGACACGGAAGACGTGTGCATCGTGGAGAGGCTGTTCTCCAGCAGCCTGGTGGCCATCGTCAGCCTCAAAGCGCCCAGGAAGCTGAAGGTCTGCCACTTTAAGAAGGGGACGGAGATCTGTAACTACAGCTATTCCAACACCATCCTGGCCGTGAAGCTCAATAGGCAG AGGCTCATCGTGTGCCTGGAGGAGTCGCTCTACATACACAACATCCGGGACATGAAGGTGCTGCACACCATCAGGGAGACGCCCCCAAACCCTGCAG GCCTGTGCGCACTCTCCATAAACAATGACAACTGCTACTTGGCATACCCAGGGAGCGCGAGCATCGGTGAAGTGCAGGTCTTCGACACCATCAACTTG AGAGCGGCGAACATGATCCCAGCTCACGACAGTCCCTTAGCTGCGCTGGCCTTTGACGCAAGCGGAAGCAAACTTGCCACTGCTTCTGAGAAG ggGACCGTAATTAGGGTATTTTCCATTCCAGAGGGACAGAAACTCTTTGAGTTCCGGAGGGGAGTGAAGAG gtGTGTGAGCATCTGCTCTCTGGCCTTCAGCATGGACAGTATGTTCCTCTCCGCGTCCAGCAACACTGAGACGGTGCACATCTTTAAACTTGAGACTGTGAAAGAAAA ACCTCCAGAGGAGCCCACTACCTGGACGGGCTACTTTGGGAAGGTGCTCATGGCCTCCACCAGCTACCTGCCCTCCCAGGTGACAGAAATGTTCAACCAAGGCAGAGCCTTTGCCACCGTCCGCCTGCCATTCTGCGGCCACAAGAACATCTGCTCATTGACCAC AATTCAGAAGATTCCCCGGTTACTGGTGGGAGCATCCGACGGCTACTTGTACATGTACAACCTGGACCCCCAGGAGGGCGGCGAGTGCGCCCTGATGCGCCAGCACAG ACTCCCGTGTGAAATGCCATCGTGGAAAAACCCAAGGGAGCAGAGGGAGGTGGAGTATCCTCAGAGCATAAG GCTGGACGGCAGCATGGAGACAACCAGTGAGATCGTGGACTCCGCCTCCCATGACTGCCCCTTAGTGACCCAGACGTACGGCACAGCCGCAGCCAAAGGTGCTTACTTGCCCTCGTCCCCCACAAGACTTGGTAAGGGGCAGGACGCCAACCTAGAAG CCTACACAGATGACTTGGGCGCTGTGGGCGGTGCGTGCCTGGAAGATGAAGCCAGCGCCCTGCGCCTGGACGAAGACAGTGAGCACCCTCCCATGATCCTCCGGACTGACTGA
- the Wipi2 gene encoding WD repeat domain phosphoinositide-interacting protein 2 isoform X3 produces MNLASQSGEAGAGQLLFANFNQDNTAVNQRARAAGRRHPDFDWSLAVGSKSGYKFFSLSSVDKLEQIYECTDTEDVCIVERLFSSSLVAIVSLKAPRKLKVCHFKKGTEICNYSYSNTILAVKLNRQRLIVCLEESLYIHNIRDMKVLHTIRETPPNPAGLCALSINNDNCYLAYPGSASIGEVQVFDTINLRAANMIPAHDSPLAALAFDASGSKLATASEKGTVIRVFSIPEGQKLFEFRRGVKRCVSICSLAFSMDSMFLSASSNTETVHIFKLETVKEKPPEEPTTWTGYFGKVLMASTSYLPSQVTEMFNQGRAFATVRLPFCGHKNICSLTTIQKIPRLLVGASDGYLYMYNLDPQEGGECALMRQHRLPCEMPSWKNPREQREVEYPQSIRLDGSMETTSEIVDSASHDCPLVTQTYGTAAAKAYTDDLGAVGGACLEDEASALRLDEDSEHPPMILRTD; encoded by the exons GTCCCTAGCTGTTGGTAGTAAGTCCGGTTAtaaatttttctccctttcttctgtgGATAAGCTGGAACAGATCTATGAATGCA CTGACACGGAAGACGTGTGCATCGTGGAGAGGCTGTTCTCCAGCAGCCTGGTGGCCATCGTCAGCCTCAAAGCGCCCAGGAAGCTGAAGGTCTGCCACTTTAAGAAGGGGACGGAGATCTGTAACTACAGCTATTCCAACACCATCCTGGCCGTGAAGCTCAATAGGCAG AGGCTCATCGTGTGCCTGGAGGAGTCGCTCTACATACACAACATCCGGGACATGAAGGTGCTGCACACCATCAGGGAGACGCCCCCAAACCCTGCAG GCCTGTGCGCACTCTCCATAAACAATGACAACTGCTACTTGGCATACCCAGGGAGCGCGAGCATCGGTGAAGTGCAGGTCTTCGACACCATCAACTTG AGAGCGGCGAACATGATCCCAGCTCACGACAGTCCCTTAGCTGCGCTGGCCTTTGACGCAAGCGGAAGCAAACTTGCCACTGCTTCTGAGAAG ggGACCGTAATTAGGGTATTTTCCATTCCAGAGGGACAGAAACTCTTTGAGTTCCGGAGGGGAGTGAAGAG gtGTGTGAGCATCTGCTCTCTGGCCTTCAGCATGGACAGTATGTTCCTCTCCGCGTCCAGCAACACTGAGACGGTGCACATCTTTAAACTTGAGACTGTGAAAGAAAA ACCTCCAGAGGAGCCCACTACCTGGACGGGCTACTTTGGGAAGGTGCTCATGGCCTCCACCAGCTACCTGCCCTCCCAGGTGACAGAAATGTTCAACCAAGGCAGAGCCTTTGCCACCGTCCGCCTGCCATTCTGCGGCCACAAGAACATCTGCTCATTGACCAC AATTCAGAAGATTCCCCGGTTACTGGTGGGAGCATCCGACGGCTACTTGTACATGTACAACCTGGACCCCCAGGAGGGCGGCGAGTGCGCCCTGATGCGCCAGCACAG ACTCCCGTGTGAAATGCCATCGTGGAAAAACCCAAGGGAGCAGAGGGAGGTGGAGTATCCTCAGAGCATAAG GCTGGACGGCAGCATGGAGACAACCAGTGAGATCGTGGACTCCGCCTCCCATGACTGCCCCTTAGTGACCCAGACGTACGGCACAGCCGCAGCCAAAG CCTACACAGATGACTTGGGCGCTGTGGGCGGTGCGTGCCTGGAAGATGAAGCCAGCGCCCTGCGCCTGGACGAAGACAGTGAGCACCCTCCCATGATCCTCCGGACTGACTGA
- the Wipi2 gene encoding WD repeat domain phosphoinositide-interacting protein 2 isoform X6 — MNLASQSGEAGAGQLLFANFNQDNTAVNQRARAAGRRHPDFDWSLAVGSKSGYKFFSLSSVDKLEQIYECTDTEDVCIVERLFSSSLVAIVSLKAPRKLKVCHFKKGTEICNYSYSNTILAVKLNRQRLIVCLEESLYIHNIRDMKVLHTIRETPPNPAGLCALSINNDNCYLAYPGSASIGEVQVFDTINLRAANMIPAHDSPLAALAFDASGSKLATASEKGTVIRVFSIPEGQKLFEFRRGVKRCVSICSLAFSMDSMFLSASSNTETVHIFKLETVKEKPPEEPTTWTGYFGKVLMASTSYLPSQVTEMFNQGRAFATVRLPFCGHKNICSLTTIQKIPRLLVGASDGYLYMYNLDPQEGGECALMRQHRLDGSMETTSEIVDSASHDCPLVTQTYGTAAAKAYTDDLGAVGGACLEDEASALRLDEDSEHPPMILRTD; from the exons GTCCCTAGCTGTTGGTAGTAAGTCCGGTTAtaaatttttctccctttcttctgtgGATAAGCTGGAACAGATCTATGAATGCA CTGACACGGAAGACGTGTGCATCGTGGAGAGGCTGTTCTCCAGCAGCCTGGTGGCCATCGTCAGCCTCAAAGCGCCCAGGAAGCTGAAGGTCTGCCACTTTAAGAAGGGGACGGAGATCTGTAACTACAGCTATTCCAACACCATCCTGGCCGTGAAGCTCAATAGGCAG AGGCTCATCGTGTGCCTGGAGGAGTCGCTCTACATACACAACATCCGGGACATGAAGGTGCTGCACACCATCAGGGAGACGCCCCCAAACCCTGCAG GCCTGTGCGCACTCTCCATAAACAATGACAACTGCTACTTGGCATACCCAGGGAGCGCGAGCATCGGTGAAGTGCAGGTCTTCGACACCATCAACTTG AGAGCGGCGAACATGATCCCAGCTCACGACAGTCCCTTAGCTGCGCTGGCCTTTGACGCAAGCGGAAGCAAACTTGCCACTGCTTCTGAGAAG ggGACCGTAATTAGGGTATTTTCCATTCCAGAGGGACAGAAACTCTTTGAGTTCCGGAGGGGAGTGAAGAG gtGTGTGAGCATCTGCTCTCTGGCCTTCAGCATGGACAGTATGTTCCTCTCCGCGTCCAGCAACACTGAGACGGTGCACATCTTTAAACTTGAGACTGTGAAAGAAAA ACCTCCAGAGGAGCCCACTACCTGGACGGGCTACTTTGGGAAGGTGCTCATGGCCTCCACCAGCTACCTGCCCTCCCAGGTGACAGAAATGTTCAACCAAGGCAGAGCCTTTGCCACCGTCCGCCTGCCATTCTGCGGCCACAAGAACATCTGCTCATTGACCAC AATTCAGAAGATTCCCCGGTTACTGGTGGGAGCATCCGACGGCTACTTGTACATGTACAACCTGGACCCCCAGGAGGGCGGCGAGTGCGCCCTGATGCGCCAGCACAG GCTGGACGGCAGCATGGAGACAACCAGTGAGATCGTGGACTCCGCCTCCCATGACTGCCCCTTAGTGACCCAGACGTACGGCACAGCCGCAGCCAAAG CCTACACAGATGACTTGGGCGCTGTGGGCGGTGCGTGCCTGGAAGATGAAGCCAGCGCCCTGCGCCTGGACGAAGACAGTGAGCACCCTCCCATGATCCTCCGGACTGACTGA
- the Wipi2 gene encoding WD repeat domain phosphoinositide-interacting protein 2 isoform X1 → MNLASQSGEAGAGQLLFANFNQDNTAVNQRARAAGRRHPDFDWSLAVGSKSGYKFFSLSSVDKLEQIYECTDTEDVCIVERLFSSSLVAIVSLKAPRKLKVCHFKKGTEICNYSYSNTILAVKLNRQRLIVCLEESLYIHNIRDMKVLHTIRETPPNPAGLCALSINNDNCYLAYPGSASIGEVQVFDTINLRAANMIPAHDSPLAALAFDASGSKLATASEKGTVIRVFSIPEGQKLFEFRRGVKRCVSICSLAFSMDSMFLSASSNTETVHIFKLETVKEKPPEEPTTWTGYFGKVLMASTSYLPSQVTEMFNQGRAFATVRLPFCGHKNICSLTTIQKIPRLLVGASDGYLYMYNLDPQEGGECALMRQHRLPCEMPSWKNPREQREVEYPQSIRLDGSMETTSEIVDSASHDCPLVTQTYGTAAAKGAYLPSSPTRLGKGQDANLEAYTDDLGAVGGACLEDEASALRLDEDSEHPPMILRTD, encoded by the exons GTCCCTAGCTGTTGGTAGTAAGTCCGGTTAtaaatttttctccctttcttctgtgGATAAGCTGGAACAGATCTATGAATGCA CTGACACGGAAGACGTGTGCATCGTGGAGAGGCTGTTCTCCAGCAGCCTGGTGGCCATCGTCAGCCTCAAAGCGCCCAGGAAGCTGAAGGTCTGCCACTTTAAGAAGGGGACGGAGATCTGTAACTACAGCTATTCCAACACCATCCTGGCCGTGAAGCTCAATAGGCAG AGGCTCATCGTGTGCCTGGAGGAGTCGCTCTACATACACAACATCCGGGACATGAAGGTGCTGCACACCATCAGGGAGACGCCCCCAAACCCTGCAG GCCTGTGCGCACTCTCCATAAACAATGACAACTGCTACTTGGCATACCCAGGGAGCGCGAGCATCGGTGAAGTGCAGGTCTTCGACACCATCAACTTG AGAGCGGCGAACATGATCCCAGCTCACGACAGTCCCTTAGCTGCGCTGGCCTTTGACGCAAGCGGAAGCAAACTTGCCACTGCTTCTGAGAAG ggGACCGTAATTAGGGTATTTTCCATTCCAGAGGGACAGAAACTCTTTGAGTTCCGGAGGGGAGTGAAGAG gtGTGTGAGCATCTGCTCTCTGGCCTTCAGCATGGACAGTATGTTCCTCTCCGCGTCCAGCAACACTGAGACGGTGCACATCTTTAAACTTGAGACTGTGAAAGAAAA ACCTCCAGAGGAGCCCACTACCTGGACGGGCTACTTTGGGAAGGTGCTCATGGCCTCCACCAGCTACCTGCCCTCCCAGGTGACAGAAATGTTCAACCAAGGCAGAGCCTTTGCCACCGTCCGCCTGCCATTCTGCGGCCACAAGAACATCTGCTCATTGACCAC AATTCAGAAGATTCCCCGGTTACTGGTGGGAGCATCCGACGGCTACTTGTACATGTACAACCTGGACCCCCAGGAGGGCGGCGAGTGCGCCCTGATGCGCCAGCACAG ACTCCCGTGTGAAATGCCATCGTGGAAAAACCCAAGGGAGCAGAGGGAGGTGGAGTATCCTCAGAGCATAAG GCTGGACGGCAGCATGGAGACAACCAGTGAGATCGTGGACTCCGCCTCCCATGACTGCCCCTTAGTGACCCAGACGTACGGCACAGCCGCAGCCAAAGGTGCTTACTTGCCCTCGTCCCCCACAAGACTTGGTAAGGGGCAGGACGCCAACCTAGAAG CCTACACAGATGACTTGGGCGCTGTGGGCGGTGCGTGCCTGGAAGATGAAGCCAGCGCCCTGCGCCTGGACGAAGACAGTGAGCACCCTCCCATGATCCTCCGGACTGACTGA